Proteins found in one Brachyspira murdochii DSM 12563 genomic segment:
- a CDS encoding DUF4349 domain-containing protein, translating into MKKIIIILISIFLLLSCGGNSGTSTNLYSKSSYDTAASITEEEISDEREDINTSENIERKLIITANITINSKDVEKTYKSVEEKIKEYKGYFDNVESSKNRYYLTIRIPKENLNNFILFLEENENVENKNINTKDVTDTYYDTENRIKNREVLLEKLRNYLREAKNIDEILKVEDRINTLTYEIESMKGTLENLNSSVNYSKVTLNISDIEAMKSGNNNLYNKYINLISFLKAFFSSIVFFLIGFVAVSIPVVLIAALFYYICFGKIGLIKKLYKKIK; encoded by the coding sequence ATGAAAAAAATAATCATCATATTAATAAGCATATTTTTATTATTATCATGCGGCGGAAACAGCGGGACATCTACTAATCTTTATTCTAAATCCTCTTATGATACTGCAGCAAGTATTACTGAAGAAGAAATATCTGATGAAAGAGAAGATATTAATACAAGTGAAAATATTGAGAGAAAATTAATTATAACTGCTAATATAACAATTAATTCAAAAGATGTTGAAAAAACATATAAAAGCGTAGAAGAAAAAATAAAAGAATATAAAGGATATTTTGATAATGTAGAATCCTCAAAAAATAGATATTACCTTACAATAAGAATACCTAAAGAAAATTTGAATAATTTCATTTTATTTTTAGAAGAAAATGAAAATGTAGAAAATAAAAATATTAATACTAAAGATGTTACAGATACATATTATGATACAGAAAATAGAATAAAAAACAGAGAAGTATTATTAGAAAAATTAAGAAATTATTTAAGAGAAGCTAAAAATATAGATGAAATATTAAAAGTAGAAGACAGAATTAACACTTTAACATATGAAATAGAATCTATGAAAGGAACATTAGAAAATCTTAATTCGTCTGTAAACTATTCTAAAGTAACTTTAAACATTTCAGACATAGAAGCTATGAAGTCTGGAAATAATAATCTTTATAATAAATACATAAATTTAATATCATTTTTAAAAGCATTTTTCTCTTCAATAGTATTCTTTTTAATTGGTTTTGTGGCAGTTTCAATACCTGTAGTACTAATAGCAGCATTATTCTACTATATATGTTTTGGAAAAATAGGCTTAATAAAAAAATTATACAAAAAAATTAAATAA
- a CDS encoding Spy/CpxP family protein refolding chaperone codes for MTNKINKKAIILISVAIMIFGSVSLFAQYGRGYGRGYGAGYGAGYGRGGCGAGYGRGYYGAGYGGCRYGAGYGRGYGYYNNQLTQEQIDQIRTIQDKYYPQMDTLRREIYNQTQNINTEMRKDAPDQNAINTAIDARSKASADLQKLRTQCFLEIDKVYQNK; via the coding sequence ATGACAAACAAAATTAACAAAAAAGCAATTATATTAATATCAGTAGCAATTATGATTTTTGGTTCAGTATCTTTATTTGCTCAATACGGCAGAGGTTATGGAAGAGGATACGGTGCTGGTTATGGTGCAGGATATGGTAGAGGAGGATGCGGTGCTGGATACGGAAGAGGATATTATGGTGCTGGTTATGGCGGATGCAGATATGGTGCTGGATATGGTAGAGGATACGGATATTATAACAATCAGCTTACTCAAGAACAAATTGATCAAATAAGAACTATACAGGATAAATATTACCCTCAAATGGACACTTTAAGAAGAGAAATATATAATCAAACACAAAATATTAATACTGAAATGAGAAAAGATGCTCCAGATCAAAATGCTATAAATACTGCAATAGATGCAAGAAGCAAAGCATCTGCTGATTTACAAAAATTGAGAACTCAATGCTTTTTAGAAATAGACAAAGTATACCAAAATAAATAA
- a CDS encoding STM3941 family protein → MYEELLLDNDLPKIEIYNSKRKLALLLLFSSVFIVISILSFVHSNSYKKILFVISLSFFLIHFLVFMVQLLKSGKPIIILDENGIMYNMLLKNKNIFVKWIDIREISFSKTFIYLYLKEESSLSINRKNPNEPIVFYMLGLKDPVTVLAMITYYFEKSTGVV, encoded by the coding sequence ATGTATGAAGAATTATTATTAGATAATGATTTACCAAAAATTGAAATATATAACAGCAAAAGAAAATTAGCTTTATTATTATTATTTTCTTCTGTTTTTATTGTAATTTCAATATTATCTTTTGTACATTCAAATTCTTATAAAAAAATATTATTTGTTATTAGTTTGTCATTTTTTTTAATACACTTTTTAGTGTTTATGGTTCAGTTACTAAAATCGGGAAAGCCTATAATTATTTTAGATGAAAATGGTATAATGTATAATATGCTATTGAAAAATAAAAATATATTTGTAAAATGGATTGATATTAGAGAGATATCTTTTTCAAAAACATTTATATATTTATACTTAAAAGAAGAAAGCAGTTTATCTATAAATAGAAAAAATCCTAATGAACCTATTGTTTTTTATATGTTGGGATTAAAAGATCCTGTTACTGTTCTAGCTATGATAACATATTATTTTGAAAAAAGCACTGGGGTTGTTTGA
- a CDS encoding STM3941 family protein: MDKDLPKIEIYNSKRKLALLLLFSSVFIVISILAFLHSNSYKKILLTISLLFFLICFLVFMIQLLKSGKPIIILDENGIMYNILLKNKNIFVKWIDIREIYFSKTFIYLYLKEESSISRNRKNPDEPIVLYMSELKMKKDTVIAMITYYFEKSTGVI, encoded by the coding sequence ATGGATAAGGATTTACCAAAAATTGAAATATATAATAGCAAAAGGAAATTAGCTTTATTGTTATTATTCTCTTCTGTTTTTATTGTAATTTCAATATTAGCTTTTCTACATTCAAATTCTTACAAGAAAATATTACTTACCATTAGTTTATTATTTTTTTTAATTTGTTTTTTAGTATTTATGATTCAGTTACTAAAATCGGGAAAGCCTATAATTATTTTAGATGAAAATGGTATAATGTATAATATTCTATTAAAAAATAAAAATATATTTGTAAAATGGATTGATATTAGAGAAATATATTTTTCAAAAACATTTATATATTTATACTTAAAAGAAGAAAGCAGTATATCAAGAAATAGAAAAAATCCTGATGAACCTATTGTTCTTTATATGTCGGAATTAAAAATGAAGAAAGATACTGTTATAGCTATGATTACATATTATTTTGAAAAAAGCACTGGGGTTATTTGA
- a CDS encoding DMT family transporter, with protein sequence MLKKIVPIFPILAGILWGATGIFIRKSAELSMNNITIVSSKAVTASVIMFASILLYNKSLIKIHLKDIFIFIFAALIGMLGVNIFFNESVSFLSLSLAAVLLSLSPIFVLLLSYFLYKEKITLKKLISIILAFVGCILVSNILKSEIKISLWGVISGLLAAFSYALYSIISKKAMLKGYHSLTITLYAFIFIAIITAPFADWNLIIDLIKKDNNIFIFIILHSLLVLILPYVFYTVSLNYMDTGKASILASCEPIAASVFGIIFFNEIPNIFSVAGIILTITALTLLSINTNKN encoded by the coding sequence ATGCTTAAAAAAATAGTGCCAATTTTTCCTATACTAGCAGGCATACTATGGGGTGCTACTGGTATATTTATAAGAAAATCTGCGGAATTATCAATGAACAATATAACAATAGTATCTTCAAAAGCTGTAACTGCATCCGTTATAATGTTTGCATCAATATTATTATATAATAAATCATTAATAAAAATACATTTAAAAGACATATTCATATTTATATTCGCTGCTTTAATAGGAATGCTTGGAGTAAATATATTTTTTAATGAGAGCGTTAGTTTTTTATCTTTATCTTTGGCAGCAGTTTTATTAAGTCTGTCTCCTATATTTGTACTTTTACTATCATATTTTTTATACAAAGAAAAAATTACATTAAAAAAATTAATATCTATTATACTAGCATTTGTCGGATGCATACTTGTAAGCAATATACTTAAATCAGAAATAAAAATATCATTATGGGGGGTAATAAGCGGACTGCTTGCTGCTTTTTCATATGCACTTTACAGTATAATATCAAAAAAAGCTATGCTTAAAGGGTATCATTCTCTTACTATTACTCTATATGCTTTTATATTTATTGCTATAATAACAGCACCTTTCGCTGATTGGAATTTAATTATAGATTTAATAAAAAAAGATAATAATATATTTATTTTTATAATACTTCATTCTCTATTAGTTTTAATACTGCCATATGTATTTTATACTGTATCATTAAATTATATGGATACTGGAAAAGCCTCTATACTTGCATCATGCGAACCTATTGCAGCATCAGTATTTGGAATTATATTCTTTAATGAAATACCAAATATTTTTTCAGTTGCAGGTATTATATTAACAATCACAGCTTTAACATTATTAAGTATAAATACTAATAAAAATTAA